In Dyadobacter sp. CECT 9275, the following proteins share a genomic window:
- a CDS encoding PVC-type heme-binding CxxCH protein translates to MKTLKFKRLFYSTLVIPMVLLITSSVNQDNRKEDPDPDAQKELASFKIADGFEVSLWAQEPLVAKPIQMNWDADGRLWVVSSTAYPHLKTGEEANDKIFVIEDTDGDGKADKTTIFAEGLLTPTGILPGDGGVYVANSTEILHFADTDGDGKADKKRRILNGFGTGDTHHLIHTFRWGPEGHLYFNQSIYIYSHVETPQGIKRLEGGGVWQLNPQTLDMEVYARGLVNPWGLQFDRWGQSFLTDGAGGEGINYGFPGATFVTAPGAERIIRGLNPGQPKHSGLDVVSGRHLPESWKGSVITNDFRANRINRFKLEEQGSGYASRQTEDLMWTDNVAFRPVDINVGPDGAIYVADWYNPIIQHGEVDFHDPRRDQEHGRIWRITAKGRPLVKVPKLSKASVNELLESLKLPEDWTRAQARQVLKERGAKEVIPALKNWVSNLDKKDKEYEHHLLEAVWVYQALNVVNEPLLLSLLNAQSHNARAAGLRALEFWHARITDVPSLLAKAVTDKHPQVRLEAVIALRKLKTAQAARTALSVLDQQMDEFLDFALWQTIRELEPFWMARLKTDPDFFGNAGKTAFALKSSGNPEAISQLVQLYRKGQVPEIYQKDALAAIAKLGKQSDLNLLLDMAVAGGDKNTAAQLGALETAARQRNVMPDRDLKRISGFINNDDEAIATAAIKLIGLWKLPEMNGTLVSLAQKGDKNIKKAALSAMASMDKDQAVKQLTDLTTVKNSPELRQLAAAQLVMVNVSEAARIAPDLFKALPEANATELFQSFLTVRPGAQALADALLSKKIPENIAKAGRQIVQRQYSQNRQKDTDVKLLKQALEASGGILPAETMPQELNNEQIASLAKTVVATADAERGETVFRKASLSCLTCHAIGGAGGRIGPDLSSLGTSSPVETIIRSILYPTASIKEGFELQRVVKKDGSEMLGYLVSNGTTELIMRDVTGNETAIPKSQITVVEKTPGSLMPPGLTASLDKEDFINLVGFLSKLGESGKFRVPNARFVRRWSTAETSKELTGKVQAEGPAYILKDKTKTVFQPAYSRVSGELPLAELPVTEITGNKRYSFIRFEVEVLTKGNVTLAFNETAGITAWAGGKPLKLSGQSATAELSQGVQQITLAVDRNIFKDKTLTVQLPEAETGAAQTRLIMGK, encoded by the coding sequence ATGAAAACATTAAAATTCAAAAGGTTGTTTTACAGTACCCTGGTCATTCCCATGGTACTGCTGATTACCTCCTCCGTGAACCAGGATAACCGGAAAGAAGATCCGGACCCGGACGCACAGAAGGAACTGGCGTCTTTTAAAATTGCGGATGGTTTCGAGGTAAGCCTCTGGGCCCAGGAACCTCTGGTAGCAAAACCGATCCAGATGAACTGGGATGCCGACGGCCGGTTGTGGGTAGTAAGCAGCACAGCCTATCCCCATCTTAAAACAGGGGAAGAAGCAAACGATAAAATTTTCGTAATTGAAGATACCGACGGTGACGGCAAAGCCGACAAAACTACCATTTTTGCCGAAGGACTGCTGACGCCCACCGGTATCCTGCCCGGAGACGGCGGGGTGTATGTAGCCAATTCCACAGAAATACTGCACTTTGCAGATACCGACGGGGATGGTAAAGCCGATAAAAAACGACGGATACTCAATGGTTTTGGAACCGGAGACACGCACCACCTGATCCATACCTTCCGCTGGGGGCCGGAAGGGCATCTTTACTTCAACCAGTCGATCTACATCTACAGTCACGTAGAAACGCCTCAGGGTATCAAACGACTTGAGGGGGGTGGTGTATGGCAGCTCAATCCGCAAACACTGGATATGGAGGTTTATGCCAGAGGGCTTGTCAACCCCTGGGGACTCCAGTTTGACCGCTGGGGACAATCCTTCCTGACCGACGGTGCTGGCGGCGAAGGTATCAATTATGGATTCCCGGGAGCCACATTTGTGACAGCTCCGGGCGCCGAGCGGATCATCCGGGGCTTAAATCCAGGGCAACCCAAGCATAGCGGGCTGGATGTAGTATCGGGCAGGCATTTACCCGAATCCTGGAAAGGCAGTGTGATTACCAATGATTTCCGCGCCAACCGTATCAACCGTTTTAAGCTTGAAGAACAGGGCAGCGGATATGCATCCCGGCAAACGGAAGACCTGATGTGGACGGACAACGTAGCCTTCCGCCCGGTAGATATCAATGTTGGGCCAGATGGTGCCATCTATGTGGCCGACTGGTATAACCCGATCATCCAGCATGGTGAAGTGGATTTTCATGATCCCCGCCGCGACCAGGAACATGGCCGTATCTGGCGTATTACAGCCAAAGGACGCCCGCTGGTTAAAGTTCCCAAATTAAGCAAGGCTTCTGTAAACGAACTGCTTGAATCCTTAAAGTTGCCGGAAGACTGGACCCGTGCACAGGCCCGTCAGGTATTGAAAGAACGGGGGGCAAAAGAGGTGATTCCGGCTCTGAAAAACTGGGTAAGTAATCTGGATAAAAAAGATAAGGAATACGAACACCATCTGCTGGAAGCCGTATGGGTGTATCAGGCGCTCAACGTCGTAAACGAACCGCTTTTACTTAGCCTCTTGAATGCACAAAGCCATAATGCAAGGGCGGCGGGGCTTCGCGCACTGGAATTCTGGCATGCCCGCATAACAGATGTACCATCTCTTCTTGCCAAAGCGGTAACTGACAAACATCCTCAGGTACGCCTTGAAGCCGTGATTGCACTGCGTAAATTAAAAACCGCCCAGGCTGCACGCACCGCGTTGTCGGTACTGGACCAACAGATGGACGAATTCCTGGATTTTGCGCTCTGGCAAACCATCCGTGAGCTGGAACCATTCTGGATGGCACGTCTGAAAACCGACCCTGACTTCTTCGGTAATGCTGGAAAAACAGCTTTTGCTCTGAAATCATCCGGCAATCCGGAAGCGATCAGTCAGCTGGTGCAGCTTTACCGGAAAGGACAGGTACCGGAAATTTATCAAAAAGACGCACTCGCTGCGATTGCTAAACTAGGTAAACAGTCGGACTTAAACCTGCTGCTGGATATGGCCGTTGCTGGCGGGGATAAAAATACAGCGGCCCAATTAGGAGCACTGGAAACCGCTGCGCGCCAGCGAAACGTAATGCCCGACAGAGATTTAAAACGTATTTCAGGCTTTATCAATAATGACGACGAGGCCATTGCCACGGCTGCCATCAAACTGATCGGCCTGTGGAAGCTTCCCGAAATGAACGGAACGCTGGTAAGCCTGGCCCAAAAAGGAGATAAGAATATTAAAAAAGCTGCTTTATCTGCGATGGCTTCGATGGATAAGGATCAGGCCGTGAAGCAACTGACCGATCTGACAACTGTAAAAAATTCCCCTGAACTACGCCAGCTGGCAGCAGCACAACTGGTGATGGTAAATGTATCCGAAGCGGCCCGCATTGCACCGGATCTTTTCAAAGCACTGCCCGAAGCGAATGCTACCGAACTTTTTCAATCGTTTTTAACGGTAAGGCCGGGAGCTCAAGCATTAGCTGATGCGCTTCTGTCCAAGAAAATTCCTGAAAATATAGCGAAGGCGGGTCGGCAGATCGTGCAACGCCAGTATTCTCAGAACCGGCAGAAAGACACGGATGTAAAATTACTGAAACAGGCGCTGGAAGCCTCAGGTGGCATACTTCCTGCTGAAACAATGCCTCAGGAACTGAATAATGAGCAAATCGCCAGCCTTGCAAAAACGGTTGTGGCTACTGCAGATGCTGAACGGGGCGAAACCGTATTCCGCAAAGCTTCGCTGAGCTGCCTCACCTGCCACGCCATCGGAGGTGCAGGAGGCCGCATCGGTCCAGACCTTAGCAGCCTTGGAACAAGCTCTCCTGTTGAAACCATTATCCGCTCCATACTGTACCCGACTGCCTCTATCAAAGAAGGTTTTGAATTACAGCGTGTTGTAAAAAAGGATGGCAGTGAAATGCTGGGATACCTGGTAAGCAACGGCACTACCGAACTGATCATGCGGGATGTTACGGGCAACGAAACCGCAATTCCCAAAAGCCAGATCACCGTGGTAGAGAAAACACCCGGGTCGCTCATGCCTCCCGGACTAACGGCCAGCCTGGACAAGGAAGATTTTATTAACCTGGTTGGTTTCCTCTCCAAACTGGGCGAGTCAGGGAAATTCAGGGTACCTAACGCAAGGTTTGTAAGACGCTGGAGTACAGCGGAAACAAGCAAGGAACTTACCGGTAAAGTCCAGGCTGAAGGTCCTGCCTACATTCTGAAAGACAAAACCAAAACGGTTTTCCAGCCAGCATACAGCAGAGTTTCTGGCGAGCTCCCTCTTGCAGAACTGCCTGTGACGGAAATCACTGGAAACAAACGTTACAGCTTCATCCGTTTCGAAGTAGAGGTACTTACAAAAGGGAATGTCACGCTGGCATTCAACGAAACAGCTGGTATAACGGCCTGGGCAGGCGGCAAGCCACTCAAACTTTCCGGACAGAGTGCCACCGCAGAGCTTTCTCAAGGTGTTCAGCAGATTACCCTGGCGGTTGACCGCAATATTTTCAAGGATAAAACCCTGACAGTGCAGTTACCTGAAGCTGAGACAGGTGCTGC
- a CDS encoding SGNH/GDSL hydrolase family protein has protein sequence MRKIRFLAFTGYFLVLLLAINSEAARAQAKPFDFKNGDRVVFLGNSLFENDFQFGYLELALTTRFPDRDLTFRNLGWTGDNVWGEARSTFTNPPTPYEHLMQDITQAQPKVVILGYGGVEAQEGEAGLPRFREGLNKLLDKIDALGARAILLSPIPVMTSDTSVNLSKRNADLELYAKAIAQTAADRGKLFIDIYKPILDISKKTAIIENGVHLNETGYYYLARAIENGLGLPAAGEVTTITVSKKGAEISAGGKILEGDMSHLKFKVHESYLPLPLPAEGLGITEHARILKITGLKKGFYTLAADNSVVITASAQDWEKGVKISQGPSFEQAARLRAMILKKNDLHFFQYRPLNQTYILGFRSYEQGRHVKGLEEQNILIKWLEGQIALQRGVKDHLYQLTALK, from the coding sequence ATGAGAAAGATTCGGTTTTTAGCCTTTACGGGCTATTTCTTAGTATTGTTGCTTGCTATAAACAGTGAAGCTGCCAGGGCACAAGCCAAGCCTTTTGACTTTAAAAACGGCGACCGGGTTGTTTTCCTTGGTAATTCGCTTTTCGAGAATGATTTCCAGTTTGGTTACCTGGAACTGGCGCTAACCACACGGTTCCCCGACCGCGACCTCACTTTCCGTAACCTGGGCTGGACCGGAGACAATGTATGGGGTGAAGCCCGCAGCACTTTCACCAACCCGCCTACCCCTTATGAGCACCTCATGCAGGACATCACCCAGGCACAGCCCAAGGTGGTGATACTCGGCTACGGTGGTGTAGAGGCTCAGGAAGGCGAAGCCGGACTTCCGCGTTTCAGGGAAGGTCTCAACAAACTGCTGGATAAAATAGACGCGCTCGGTGCGAGAGCTATACTGTTGTCGCCGATTCCGGTGATGACCAGTGACACCTCGGTAAACCTGTCCAAACGCAATGCGGACCTTGAGCTTTACGCGAAGGCCATTGCCCAAACGGCCGCAGACCGTGGCAAACTGTTTATCGATATTTATAAACCTATCCTTGACATCAGCAAAAAAACTGCAATTATAGAAAATGGCGTACACCTGAATGAAACGGGATATTATTATCTGGCCAGAGCCATTGAAAATGGCTTGGGCCTGCCCGCTGCCGGAGAAGTTACGACGATAACAGTATCCAAAAAGGGCGCTGAAATATCCGCTGGTGGTAAAATTCTGGAAGGGGATATGTCCCACCTGAAATTTAAAGTACATGAAAGCTATCTGCCGCTTCCTTTGCCGGCCGAAGGCTTGGGAATAACAGAGCATGCACGGATACTTAAAATTACAGGTTTGAAAAAAGGCTTTTACACCCTTGCAGCAGACAATAGCGTAGTTATCACTGCCTCAGCACAAGACTGGGAAAAAGGTGTGAAGATCAGCCAGGGCCCTTCTTTTGAACAGGCTGCCAGGTTGCGGGCAATGATATTGAAAAAGAACGACCTGCATTTTTTCCAGTACCGCCCACTCAACCAAACCTACATCCTGGGATTCCGCTCTTACGAGCAGGGCCGTCACGTGAAAGGACTGGAAGAGCAAAATATCCTGATCAAATGGCTGGAAGGGCAGATCGCTCTGCAGCGTGGCGTGAAGGACCACCTATATCAGCTTACTGCATTGAAATGA
- a CDS encoding dihydrofolate reductase family protein has translation MRRLTVFNFITLNGYYKGPDEDISWNPHGDEEESEYASDSMKEDGILLFGRTTYEMMAGYWPTSMAMENDPMVAEGMNRAEKIVFSQTLEKAEWNNTRVVSGDIIGEIKRLKQQPGKDMTILGSGSIVSQFAEHGLIDEFQIMINPVAIGEGTPLFSGIGNTLNLSLSSVRQFKSGAVLLCYKPV, from the coding sequence ATGAGAAGATTGACAGTATTTAACTTTATTACCCTCAATGGGTATTACAAGGGGCCGGATGAAGATATCAGCTGGAATCCGCATGGCGATGAGGAAGAAAGTGAGTATGCTTCCGACAGTATGAAGGAGGATGGGATTTTGCTTTTCGGGCGTACTACCTATGAAATGATGGCAGGTTACTGGCCCACGTCTATGGCTATGGAAAATGACCCCATGGTTGCGGAAGGGATGAACCGCGCAGAAAAAATTGTCTTTTCGCAAACTTTGGAAAAAGCAGAATGGAACAACACCAGGGTGGTGAGCGGGGATATCATCGGGGAGATAAAACGATTGAAGCAGCAGCCAGGCAAGGACATGACCATACTGGGCAGCGGAAGTATTGTGTCTCAGTTTGCGGAACATGGACTGATTGACGAATTTCAGATCATGATCAATCCGGTGGCCATTGGAGAAGGTACTCCCCTGTTCAGTGGCATAGGAAATACACTCAACCTCAGCCTTTCCTCGGTGAGGCAATTCAAAAGCGGAGCGGTTTTGCTCTGTTATAAGCCTGTTTAG
- a CDS encoding 3-keto-disaccharide hydrolase, translated as MPDISLTNPNRMLRHSLVAAMTLLLTIVTTLSHSNPLTILATPIEGRWDITVDVAGKRLPSWLEVRHSGYHTLVGQFTGFSGSARPISEVHFKEGKLHFAIPPQWEKGDKELILEGILEGEKLSGNLTTPDGKTYSWTGVRAPSLRRSTPPVWGKPISLSGGSSIKGWHASGDNQWVAENGILRSPKSGANLITDQKFSDFKLHIEFRIPKGSNSGVYLRGRYETQITDGYGMEPALDQLGAIYGFISPSEMAAKEAGEWQSFDITLVGRMITLVLNGKTVISNQEIPGITGGALDSNEGEPGPLYIQGDHGPVEYRNIVITPAR; from the coding sequence ATGCCTGATATATCTCTGACAAATCCAAATCGTATGCTCCGGCATTCTCTAGTAGCTGCCATGACGTTGCTGCTGACCATCGTTACTACCCTATCTCATAGCAATCCGCTGACAATACTTGCAACCCCGATCGAAGGACGGTGGGACATAACGGTAGACGTTGCCGGGAAGCGCCTGCCCTCCTGGCTAGAGGTACGCCATTCCGGATATCATACGCTGGTTGGCCAGTTTACGGGCTTTTCAGGAAGCGCACGCCCCATCTCAGAAGTTCATTTTAAAGAAGGAAAATTACATTTTGCCATACCTCCCCAGTGGGAAAAAGGCGACAAGGAGCTTATTCTTGAAGGGATCTTAGAGGGTGAAAAACTATCGGGCAACCTCACCACTCCCGACGGAAAAACTTACAGTTGGACAGGGGTTCGCGCACCGTCATTGCGGAGGAGTACTCCACCCGTATGGGGTAAGCCTATCTCACTCAGCGGTGGGAGTAGTATCAAAGGATGGCATGCATCGGGAGACAATCAGTGGGTTGCCGAAAATGGTATCCTGCGTAGCCCGAAATCCGGAGCCAACCTGATTACAGACCAAAAGTTCAGTGACTTTAAACTGCATATCGAATTCCGCATCCCGAAAGGCAGTAACAGCGGGGTATACCTGCGGGGCCGTTATGAAACACAGATCACCGACGGTTACGGAATGGAACCGGCGCTTGACCAGCTTGGTGCCATCTACGGATTCATAAGCCCGAGCGAAATGGCAGCCAAAGAAGCTGGCGAATGGCAGTCATTTGATATCACGCTGGTGGGCAGAATGATCACCCTTGTTCTGAATGGAAAAACGGTGATCAGCAACCAGGAAATTCCTGGAATTACCGGTGGAGCATTGGACAGCAATGAAGGAGAACCCGGCCCGCTGTACATCCAGGGAGACCACGGACCTGTGGAATACCGTAACATTGTTATCACGCCAGCCAGGTAA
- a CDS encoding MBL fold metallo-hydrolase produces the protein MKQITAKVFQISLGGVNVFLIDDDGLTLIDTGFANFTDKIFAGVKKGGRNPKDIKRIILTHAHPDHSASAADIKSRLGIPVFAHQEDALMLEQGIAGRAARILTPGIGNWLIFNLFIRPTKAVVDPFLVEEKLTDGDIIDVAGGIEVIHTPGHCAGHISLLVKNEGVLIAGDICANFFGLALSTINEDVNVAIDSIGKAAAFHFDKALFGHGNPLMKDADKALRAFYKKMS, from the coding sequence ATGAAACAGATCACCGCCAAAGTATTCCAGATCAGCCTGGGGGGCGTCAATGTTTTTTTAATCGATGACGATGGCCTGACACTGATTGATACCGGATTTGCAAACTTTACCGACAAGATTTTTGCAGGTGTTAAAAAAGGCGGAAGGAATCCTAAGGATATCAAACGGATCATCCTGACGCATGCTCACCCGGACCACTCGGCAAGTGCCGCGGATATTAAAAGCAGGCTGGGTATACCGGTATTTGCTCATCAGGAAGATGCCCTTATGCTGGAACAGGGAATTGCCGGAAGGGCTGCCAGGATCCTTACGCCGGGTATAGGCAATTGGCTGATTTTTAACCTTTTTATAAGACCCACCAAGGCTGTTGTGGATCCTTTCCTGGTTGAAGAGAAGTTAACGGACGGAGATATCATTGATGTTGCAGGCGGAATAGAGGTTATTCATACGCCCGGGCACTGCGCGGGTCATATATCACTGCTTGTTAAAAATGAAGGAGTGCTGATTGCCGGAGATATATGCGCCAATTTCTTTGGGCTGGCCCTCAGTACCATCAACGAGGATGTGAACGTAGCCATCGACAGTATTGGGAAGGCAGCTGCCTTTCATTTCGACAAAGCTTTATTCGGTCATGGAAATCCATTGATGAAAGATGCGGATAAAGCGCTTCGGGCTTTTTATAAGAAGATGTCATAA
- a CDS encoding immunoglobulin domain-containing protein → MSTRIIYHKKSILLILGIFLSSISQSSAIRKLDGKLDLDPVIFKIEASKLQVVLNEEFEIKITATRRPNWDFRLGNSTLTSEFYIKVTFPEGFIQTGGNYSDYISDGFQHGKSHVVFKIKGKFTTTIQDPTFILLRGTKQSIETGRYLLYKGQIKVRLISKTEGIKISQSKLAISSFTGCTPNKVRLIFRLPGECCMERLIGAKIQGSNNGTDWSDLYTFDKNGTGTLQEFTSPNFTSYTSLRFVASNSGWGEIAELEFYNGSTRLVGTPFGQGNYILAFDGASGTKWEGTSAGSSNIIGLNITGCGDLICVPPATPTISISNGTTVCSATNQQVTLSASGTNGTVRWFRSGTQVGTGPTLVTSDPGTYTATCESSNACVSEASNALTVSQTGGCSVTPGTLLGTYTQTVGDRTYTYNRTPEFEIQFGLSNLSDITPNLDQSGAIHKLNGSNVFYAIGNYPLENSTGTPQMFQNIYLQDGIYTIAQYVCQANKVPDFNTFKTHFEGWNGQGVNADNCRYSKIFLSIKSSSPQGNTTVPSWLVVTRQLTWPKNATTKNWRDYKKFHAIGGANRNANKGVYHTGGVNTYFSGTTIEPNSWRTDRLAPNAVDNGNPYATPPTDSELYSLGQSAAILHGNNINAIYSEEYEENTQGHGGDINFRSVNQNKGFYDQIRQATGETDAQKMGAFGGYGGDDYGDYNVFGSGLDKPYNRFVESLTNHLYDHYHPASDTWFGTANYYASGAINYRNLNHKLYYYNKIYQTPYNLIYLNERIKLGTKSYQGQDRERNIVLFTSPLTESFVADFTSGIARRNNIEIADTGELIPFPNGEMISKSNSQPPAPWDQMFTDCLWATIINGGVLNWDAGSVYGGNAAKFHFWGDGLAALWKPTGSTNFSQYSSNQNGAPVNDSEGLSHRLSSTPIDAQLAAMEVAWSIRDKIQTIKHIAYTSTRGNFIPIPGSSGLLLNGFGPINNNQFNIYNIYNQKKGIALETSGSAGGLIIYYNGFLSPHLYEDVTVKNHTFRAYGRSTVIIND, encoded by the coding sequence ATGTCAACAAGAATTATCTACCATAAGAAATCTATTCTGCTGATTCTGGGCATTTTTTTGAGTTCAATTTCTCAATCGTCAGCAATTAGAAAGCTTGATGGGAAATTGGATTTAGACCCTGTTATTTTTAAAATTGAGGCGAGTAAGTTACAGGTTGTATTGAATGAAGAGTTTGAGATTAAAATAACCGCGACACGTCGCCCAAACTGGGATTTTAGACTAGGGAATAGTACATTGACATCTGAATTTTATATCAAAGTTACTTTTCCAGAAGGATTTATACAGACTGGCGGTAACTATTCCGATTATATATCTGACGGTTTTCAACACGGAAAGTCACACGTGGTTTTTAAAATTAAAGGAAAATTTACGACCACAATTCAGGATCCGACATTTATCTTGCTCCGCGGCACAAAGCAATCCATTGAAACAGGAAGGTATCTTTTATACAAGGGGCAGATAAAAGTTAGGTTAATTAGTAAAACGGAAGGTATTAAAATATCTCAAAGTAAGCTGGCCATATCATCCTTTACCGGCTGTACTCCCAATAAAGTACGCCTAATTTTCCGTTTGCCTGGTGAGTGCTGTATGGAAAGATTAATAGGAGCTAAAATACAAGGCTCTAATAATGGTACGGATTGGTCAGATTTATACACCTTTGATAAGAACGGTACTGGAACATTGCAGGAATTTACATCCCCGAATTTTACATCCTATACTTCACTAAGATTTGTGGCCAGTAATTCAGGCTGGGGTGAAATTGCTGAGCTGGAATTTTACAATGGTAGTACAAGACTTGTCGGAACACCTTTTGGGCAAGGAAATTATATACTAGCGTTTGACGGAGCAAGCGGAACTAAATGGGAAGGAACATCTGCTGGCTCTTCCAATATCATTGGACTTAACATTACAGGATGTGGGGATTTGATATGCGTACCCCCTGCTACACCAACAATAAGCATATCGAATGGAACAACTGTATGTTCGGCCACTAACCAGCAGGTTACATTATCAGCATCAGGTACGAATGGGACTGTAAGGTGGTTCAGATCCGGAACCCAAGTAGGAACAGGACCTACATTAGTAACCAGTGACCCCGGAACATATACTGCCACATGTGAATCCTCCAATGCTTGTGTCAGTGAGGCTTCAAATGCCTTAACAGTATCACAAACCGGCGGTTGCAGTGTAACTCCGGGCACCTTGCTGGGAACTTATACTCAAACTGTGGGAGACAGAACATATACGTATAACCGTACACCAGAATTTGAAATTCAATTTGGGCTATCTAACCTCTCAGATATAACACCAAACTTGGATCAATCCGGTGCGATTCATAAATTAAACGGAAGTAATGTTTTTTATGCCATTGGTAATTATCCTCTAGAAAATAGCACGGGCACTCCACAAATGTTCCAAAATATTTATCTCCAAGATGGTATATATACAATTGCACAATATGTCTGTCAAGCAAATAAAGTCCCTGATTTTAATACCTTTAAGACTCATTTTGAGGGCTGGAATGGCCAGGGAGTTAATGCAGACAATTGTCGTTACAGCAAAATATTTCTTTCCATAAAGTCTAGTTCTCCCCAAGGTAATACAACTGTACCAAGCTGGCTTGTAGTCACCCGGCAATTAACTTGGCCAAAAAATGCAACGACAAAAAATTGGCGTGATTACAAAAAGTTTCACGCGATTGGTGGAGCAAACAGAAATGCAAATAAAGGAGTCTATCACACTGGCGGTGTTAACACCTATTTCAGTGGTACCACAATCGAACCAAATAGTTGGCGAACAGATCGATTAGCACCAAATGCGGTTGACAACGGAAATCCTTATGCGACTCCACCTACTGATTCGGAATTATACTCACTGGGGCAAAGCGCTGCTATCCTTCATGGAAATAATATTAATGCTATCTATAGTGAGGAGTATGAAGAAAACACGCAAGGCCATGGTGGAGATATTAATTTCAGATCAGTTAATCAGAATAAAGGCTTTTATGATCAAATCCGTCAGGCAACTGGAGAAACTGATGCACAAAAAATGGGTGCATTCGGTGGTTATGGTGGCGATGACTATGGGGATTATAACGTTTTTGGGAGTGGATTAGACAAGCCTTATAATAGATTTGTCGAATCCTTAACAAACCACCTCTACGATCATTACCATCCAGCAAGTGATACTTGGTTTGGCACGGCAAATTACTATGCTTCGGGTGCCATAAATTACCGTAATCTAAACCATAAGCTTTACTATTACAATAAAATTTATCAAACACCCTACAATCTGATTTATCTTAATGAGAGGATTAAGCTTGGTACAAAGTCATATCAAGGACAAGATAGAGAACGGAATATTGTCCTATTTACAAGTCCTCTAACTGAAAGCTTTGTAGCCGATTTCACGAGTGGTATTGCTAGACGTAATAATATAGAAATTGCTGATACCGGCGAATTAATCCCATTTCCAAACGGAGAAATGATTAGTAAGAGCAACTCTCAGCCACCTGCACCTTGGGATCAAATGTTTACCGACTGCCTGTGGGCAACAATAATTAATGGTGGAGTACTAAATTGGGATGCAGGAAGCGTCTACGGAGGAAACGCAGCAAAATTTCATTTTTGGGGTGATGGACTGGCCGCTCTATGGAAGCCAACAGGAAGCACCAACTTTTCTCAATATTCAAGCAATCAAAATGGTGCTCCAGTTAATGATTCTGAAGGCTTATCTCACAGGCTTTCTAGTACTCCTATTGACGCTCAGCTAGCAGCTATGGAGGTTGCTTGGTCAATTAGGGACAAAATTCAAACTATTAAACATATTGCCTATACATCTACTCGAGGAAACTTTATACCAATACCGGGTTCATCTGGACTACTCCTTAATGGATTTGGACCTATCAACAACAATCAGTTTAATATCTATAATATATATAATCAGAAAAAAGGCATTGCACTTGAAACATCTGGTTCCGCTGGCGGTCTTATTATATACTATAACGGGTTCTTGTCCCCGCATTTGTATGAAGATGTAACAGTGAAGAATCATACATTTAGGGCTTATGGACGCTCAACTGTCATTATCAACGATTGA
- a CDS encoding helix-turn-helix transcriptional regulator, producing MSENSLLTFLDNNNSWQDLAQLLRLTKREWEVVVLLSRGLGTSDIATIICVEPKSVDNYRCKIAGKLKLKGRNKLFFYCLYNRDMLEQIYRQLLSI from the coding sequence ATGTCTGAAAATTCTTTACTTACATTTCTTGATAATAACAATTCATGGCAAGATTTAGCGCAGCTGCTGAGACTTACAAAACGTGAATGGGAAGTAGTTGTATTGCTATCCAGAGGATTAGGAACTTCTGATATTGCAACTATAATCTGTGTTGAACCAAAAAGCGTGGACAATTATAGGTGTAAGATAGCTGGTAAGCTGAAGTTAAAGGGAAGAAATAAGTTATTTTTTTATTGCTTATATAATAGAGATATGTTGGAACAAATATATAGACAACTGTTAAGTATTTAA